Proteins from a single region of Chitinophagales bacterium:
- a CDS encoding D-tyrosyl-tRNA(Tyr) deacylase, with product MRVVIQRVAHASVKVDGTVCGSIEKGLLVLMGVEDADTHEDVTWISNKIVQMRIFDDADGVMNLSVKDIGGAILLVSQFTLHASTKKGNRPSYIKASKPEKAIPMYEAMIQQLSTDLGKPVQTGIFGADMKVSLLNDGPVTIVMDSQNRE from the coding sequence ATGCGGGTGGTGATACAACGAGTGGCGCATGCCAGTGTTAAAGTTGATGGAACTGTTTGTGGCAGTATCGAAAAGGGTTTGCTGGTATTGATGGGCGTGGAAGATGCAGATACCCACGAAGATGTAACATGGATAAGTAACAAGATTGTACAAATGCGCATTTTCGATGATGCAGATGGGGTGATGAATCTTTCAGTTAAAGACATAGGCGGAGCAATTTTGTTGGTTAGCCAGTTTACCCTCCATGCCAGCACAAAAAAGGGTAACCGACCATCTTATATCAAGGCCTCCAAGCCCGAAAAAGCCATCCCCATGTATGAGGCAATGATCCAACAACTGAGTACAGATTTAGGTAAACCTGTGCAGACGGGAATTTTTGGGGCGGACATGAAAGTGAGTTTATTGAATGATGGACCGGTGACGATTGTGATGGACTCACAGAATAGGGAGTAA
- a CDS encoding GxxExxY protein, which yields MESSTLLYQEASYQIIGIAMEVHRELGPGLKEVNYQDALEYEFQLNHIPYLREKRYRVMYKGKVLSRPYVADFLIDDKIILEIKSVPVIIDQHFAQTLNYLKVSGTKLGLILNFGGKSLAWQRVVL from the coding sequence ATGGAAAGCAGTACATTACTTTATCAAGAAGCATCTTATCAGATAATCGGCATCGCAATGGAAGTTCATCGAGAACTCGGGCCAGGTCTCAAAGAGGTGAATTATCAGGATGCATTAGAATATGAGTTTCAGCTAAATCATATCCCATATCTACGCGAAAAGCGATACAGGGTGATGTATAAAGGCAAGGTCTTATCTCGTCCTTATGTAGCCGACTTTCTGATTGATGATAAGATTATATTGGAGATAAAGTCAGTACCAGTAATTATTGATCAACATTTTGCCCAGACTTTAAATTATCTAAAAGTATCCGGCACCAAACTAGGTCTTATACTCAATTTTGGCGGCAAATCCCTGGCATGGCAAAGGGTTGTGCTGTAA
- a CDS encoding nucleotide pyrophosphohydrolase produces the protein MNNTLTIQEAQTQVDHWIKTVGVRYFSELTNMTILTEEVGELARIMARTYGDQSFKKSDLGKDLADEMADVLWVLICLANQTGVDLTTALQKNFEKKNIRDATRHQDNDKLH, from the coding sequence ATGAATAATACTTTAACCATACAAGAAGCCCAAACCCAAGTAGATCATTGGATCAAAACAGTAGGGGTGCGTTATTTCTCTGAACTCACCAATATGACCATCCTTACTGAAGAAGTGGGGGAATTGGCCCGAATTATGGCCCGCACTTATGGGGATCAATCCTTCAAAAAATCAGATTTAGGCAAGGATCTGGCCGATGAAATGGCTGATGTGTTGTGGGTATTAATCTGTTTGGCCAATCAAACGGGTGTTGACCTTACCACCGCGCTTCAGAAGAACTTTGAGAAGAAAAATATCCGCGATGCTACCCGTCATCAAGACAATGACAAGCTGCACTAG
- a CDS encoding glycine--tRNA ligase produces the protein MSTQSENRFQAIISHAKEYGFVFQSSEIYDGLSAVYDYGPYGSELKRNIRDYWWKSMTQLHENIVGIDAAIFMHPTTWKASGHVDNFSDPMIDNKDSKKRYRVDHLIEAHAEKLPKEAGDALIAEMEALLAKEDFTGLKQMILDHKIACSVSGTVNWTDIRQFNLMFETEFGAIASDNPDDNKVYLRPETAQGIFVNFLNVQKTARMKVPFGIAQVGKAFRNEIVARQFIFRMREFEQMEMQFFVRPGTEGEWYKYWKEARLQWHLSLGMPADKYRYHDHVKLAHYAKEACDIEYEFPIGFKEVEGIHSRSDFDLIQHQTYSKKKQQYFDADVDPATGKPYGNYVPYVIETSIGLDRMFLLILSHAYDEETINKEDGTTDSRVVLRIPNKLAPVKLAVLPLTKKDGLPEIARDLMDSCKPFFRCFYEEKDAIGKRYRRQDAIGTPFCVTIDHQTKEDGTVTIRYRDTMEQERILLSKVRDLVIEASL, from the coding sequence ATGAGTACGCAATCAGAGAACCGTTTTCAGGCAATTATTTCCCACGCCAAGGAGTATGGCTTTGTTTTTCAGAGCAGTGAAATCTACGATGGTCTAAGTGCTGTCTATGATTATGGTCCCTATGGCAGTGAGCTGAAGCGTAATATCCGCGATTATTGGTGGAAGAGCATGACCCAGCTACACGAGAATATTGTGGGCATTGATGCGGCTATTTTCATGCACCCAACTACCTGGAAGGCTAGCGGTCACGTGGACAATTTCAGTGATCCCATGATCGATAATAAGGATAGCAAAAAGCGCTATCGTGTGGATCACTTGATTGAAGCACACGCAGAAAAGCTGCCAAAAGAAGCGGGCGATGCCTTGATTGCTGAGATGGAAGCTTTGCTAGCCAAGGAAGATTTTACAGGTTTGAAGCAAATGATCCTGGATCATAAAATTGCATGCTCAGTAAGTGGCACAGTGAATTGGACGGATATCCGCCAGTTTAACCTGATGTTCGAAACAGAGTTTGGTGCTATTGCTTCAGATAATCCGGATGACAACAAAGTATACCTGCGTCCAGAAACGGCTCAGGGTATTTTCGTGAACTTTCTGAATGTGCAGAAGACTGCCCGCATGAAAGTGCCTTTTGGTATTGCACAGGTGGGTAAAGCTTTTCGCAATGAGATTGTTGCCCGTCAGTTCATTTTCCGTATGCGCGAATTTGAACAGATGGAAATGCAATTCTTTGTACGTCCTGGTACAGAAGGTGAGTGGTACAAGTATTGGAAAGAAGCGCGCTTGCAATGGCATTTGAGTTTGGGTATGCCTGCTGATAAATATCGTTACCATGATCACGTGAAGCTGGCGCATTATGCGAAAGAAGCATGTGATATCGAGTATGAATTTCCAATTGGTTTTAAAGAAGTAGAAGGCATTCACTCCAGAAGTGATTTCGATCTGATACAACATCAGACATACAGTAAGAAAAAGCAGCAGTATTTTGATGCCGATGTGGATCCTGCAACAGGTAAGCCTTATGGTAATTATGTGCCTTATGTAATTGAAACCTCCATTGGCTTGGATCGTATGTTCCTGCTGATCTTATCACACGCTTATGATGAAGAAACCATCAATAAAGAAGATGGTACTACAGATAGTCGTGTAGTGTTACGCATTCCCAACAAATTAGCACCGGTGAAATTGGCTGTATTGCCTTTGACGAAGAAAGATGGCTTGCCTGAAATCGCTCGAGATTTGATGGATAGCTGTAAACCTTTCTTCCGTTGTTTTTATGAAGAGAAAGATGCGATTGGTAAGCGCTATCGCCGACAGGATGCGATTGGTACACCATTCTGTGTAACCATTGATCATCAGACAAAGGAAGATGGTACTGTAACCATTCGTTACAGAGATACCATGGAACAGGAAAGAATCCTGCTGAGTAAGGTTCGAGATTTAGTCATAGAAGCTAGTTTATAA
- a CDS encoding FAD-dependent oxidoreductase, protein MLQPWRNGTIVRIENESANTRRFWIQVSELDVFDYAPGQFVTLDLPIHEQKNKRWRSYSIASAPDGTNTFELIIVKLEGGAGTTYLFDEAGIGTVISLRGPQGKFTLPENIEKDLYLICTGTGIAPFNAMVHHIFNKQIPHKDIHLIFGCRKYDDVLYEKSLIEIEHKLEGFHYHPVFSREEAPGKHHRSRTGYVHNVYEDIALTKKMMHEAEESLHLRPAHFYLCGWKNMVDEAKQRIIQLGYDKKDIHLELYG, encoded by the coding sequence ATGCTTCAACCCTGGAGAAACGGAACAATTGTTCGAATAGAAAATGAATCTGCTAATACCAGAAGATTCTGGATTCAGGTTTCAGAACTGGATGTATTTGATTATGCGCCAGGCCAATTCGTTACATTAGATCTGCCCATACACGAACAAAAAAACAAACGCTGGAGAAGTTATTCCATTGCTTCAGCGCCAGATGGCACCAATACGTTTGAACTCATCATTGTTAAATTGGAAGGTGGTGCCGGCACTACTTATTTGTTTGACGAGGCCGGCATTGGTACCGTGATTTCATTAAGAGGTCCACAGGGTAAATTCACCTTACCCGAAAACATTGAAAAGGATCTTTACCTCATTTGTACTGGAACAGGAATCGCACCTTTCAACGCGATGGTACACCATATCTTCAATAAGCAAATTCCACATAAAGACATTCACCTCATCTTTGGCTGTAGGAAATATGACGATGTGCTCTATGAAAAATCATTGATCGAAATAGAACACAAGCTGGAAGGCTTTCATTATCACCCTGTTTTCTCCAGAGAAGAAGCACCGGGCAAACACCATCGATCCAGAACAGGTTATGTACACAATGTGTATGAGGATATTGCATTAACCAAAAAGATGATGCATGAAGCAGAAGAAAGCCTGCATCTAAGACCAGCGCATTTTTATCTCTGTGGCTGGAAGAATATGGTTGATGAAGCCAAACAAAGAATCATTCAATTGGGCTACGACAAAAAAGATATTCATCTGGAATTGTACGGATAA
- a CDS encoding T9SS type A sorting domain-containing protein, with amino-acid sequence MKKGLVLGLFSAGFSLACVFMLQPKIEKSLLKNEEEGEESGFYKAAMQAERAAYEYNMLKDPRTGKIPDGIWDAELREAQSAPVKPFRNGDNVWMSEAGGNESNAGESNNWQEAGPYNVGGRTRTIVFDKRYNGTTNRVILAGSVSSGVMRTEDGGNTWTRVGPDQQIHSLTTLAQDPRPGFQDTWYAGTGEALGNSTSGTGAFFLGHGIFKSTDNGKTWTPLSSTQGGNVTTFDNAFDLVHKIVVNPANGDVYAACQNTIQRSQNGGTSWTAVMGSLGGTSVTGNTDVVINSTGTRVYAAFHLKNTTNRGVWASTTGDAGSWTLLGGNANGTPTGWLINESTTANWGRILLTLVPGSEQLLYAIYENGKSQASPNLQPELDIFRCNATDIANPAWTNLSSNSPNIAGSLSNSRNPIALQGGYNMCVAIKPDDPRLMLIGGTVLFRSVDSFATSSNVSWIGGYGFGSSSGSTNNPFGFYPNSHPDIHCFAFDPTNPKRLFCGNDGGIQVTDDITATPIVWTYLRNYQTLQYYHVAIDPESGKNNFFGGSQDNGSHYRDASLNMGPRPGYRPTINDHEMVGGGDGVSVDIGKIAAGKQPLYLGAQSGVMIRDDALNYFTTTQVSIRPSNDQLQSNGSGGYGEFVTVFKLSHANPEALFYANYNRLFRTMQASTVTQTSGIGWDRMTGVETTVNPAGGSSVSIRSMDFSWGPYQSAHAMYLGTTNGKVYRLDDYLNATPTAVPADITPSALNPGVNIQDIAVNPNNDNEVMIVVSNYNTVSIWWTRNAKATTPTWWAAEGNLSTPSIRSCVIVAKKSGTTTSSEYYIGTSVGLYSCVNLGYKLENGDPITWTREAPSLINFAVVTTMDYRPEDNVLLVGTHGNGMYFCELGGANFNPNNPTALNNPVVNDRSFIRSIQPAAARGSFSYLIGNASGIRNMSVRVLSIDGQTVYQSNVAYADGTIPLQRFAAGTYVIEITSDNRKYRSLQKVIKN; translated from the coding sequence ATGAAAAAAGGTCTTGTCCTGGGTTTGTTCTCTGCAGGCTTTTCTCTTGCCTGCGTATTCATGCTTCAGCCAAAAATTGAAAAAAGCTTATTGAAGAATGAAGAAGAAGGAGAAGAAAGTGGTTTCTACAAAGCTGCCATGCAGGCTGAACGTGCTGCCTATGAGTACAATATGCTCAAGGACCCCAGAACGGGCAAAATTCCAGATGGCATTTGGGATGCAGAATTGAGAGAAGCACAAAGTGCACCGGTTAAGCCATTTCGCAATGGCGATAATGTATGGATGAGTGAGGCTGGTGGAAATGAAAGCAATGCCGGGGAAAGCAATAACTGGCAGGAAGCTGGCCCATATAATGTAGGTGGCAGAACACGTACCATTGTTTTTGATAAGCGCTATAATGGCACAACCAATCGTGTGATACTTGCCGGTTCGGTAAGCAGCGGTGTAATGCGTACAGAAGATGGTGGCAATACCTGGACAAGGGTTGGCCCTGATCAGCAAATACATAGCTTAACGACACTGGCGCAGGATCCTCGCCCCGGCTTTCAGGACACCTGGTATGCCGGAACAGGTGAAGCCCTTGGTAACTCTACCTCAGGTACAGGCGCTTTTTTCCTGGGCCATGGTATTTTTAAATCAACCGACAATGGAAAAACTTGGACTCCTTTAAGCAGCACCCAAGGTGGTAACGTAACCACTTTTGATAACGCATTTGACCTTGTACATAAGATCGTTGTAAACCCGGCAAACGGTGATGTATATGCTGCATGCCAAAACACAATTCAACGTTCACAAAATGGCGGTACTAGCTGGACAGCAGTTATGGGAAGCTTGGGTGGTACCAGTGTTACTGGTAATACGGATGTGGTAATCAATAGTACCGGAACACGTGTCTATGCTGCTTTTCATTTAAAGAACACAACCAATCGTGGTGTTTGGGCTTCAACTACTGGTGATGCAGGATCATGGACCCTGCTTGGTGGTAATGCCAACGGAACACCAACAGGATGGCTAATTAATGAAAGCACTACTGCCAACTGGGGTCGCATCTTACTGACGCTGGTTCCAGGAAGCGAGCAACTCTTGTATGCGATTTATGAAAATGGCAAATCACAAGCTAGCCCTAATCTGCAGCCCGAGTTAGATATCTTCCGCTGCAATGCTACTGACATTGCCAATCCAGCTTGGACAAACCTCTCTTCAAACTCGCCCAATATTGCAGGATCTTTATCGAATTCACGTAACCCAATTGCACTGCAGGGTGGATACAATATGTGTGTAGCCATCAAACCAGATGATCCGAGACTAATGTTGATTGGGGGTACCGTATTATTCAGATCAGTTGATTCTTTCGCAACCAGTAGCAATGTGAGCTGGATTGGCGGCTATGGTTTTGGTAGTAGCTCAGGCTCTACAAACAACCCGTTTGGGTTTTATCCTAACAGCCATCCTGATATTCACTGCTTTGCTTTTGATCCAACCAATCCAAAAAGATTATTCTGTGGTAACGATGGTGGTATTCAGGTAACGGATGACATCACTGCAACACCTATTGTTTGGACTTATCTCCGCAATTATCAAACCCTGCAGTACTACCATGTGGCCATAGATCCTGAATCTGGCAAGAATAATTTCTTTGGCGGATCTCAGGACAATGGTTCTCATTACCGCGATGCCTCGCTTAATATGGGACCACGCCCTGGATACAGACCAACAATCAATGACCATGAAATGGTAGGTGGCGGTGATGGTGTTTCCGTTGATATTGGCAAGATTGCTGCTGGCAAACAGCCACTATATCTTGGCGCACAGTCAGGTGTTATGATCAGAGATGATGCATTAAACTATTTCACCACTACACAGGTATCCATCAGACCATCCAACGATCAGTTACAGAGTAATGGTAGCGGTGGCTATGGTGAATTTGTGACTGTTTTTAAACTAAGTCATGCCAATCCTGAAGCATTGTTCTATGCCAATTACAACAGACTATTCAGAACAATGCAGGCAAGTACCGTAACACAAACTTCCGGTATTGGATGGGATAGAATGACAGGTGTGGAGACTACTGTAAACCCTGCCGGAGGCTCTTCCGTTTCTATCAGAAGTATGGACTTCTCATGGGGTCCATATCAATCTGCTCATGCTATGTATCTTGGTACAACCAATGGTAAGGTTTACCGCTTGGATGATTATCTGAATGCAACACCTACTGCTGTTCCAGCCGATATCACGCCAAGTGCACTAAATCCAGGCGTGAATATTCAGGACATTGCAGTGAACCCGAATAATGACAATGAAGTAATGATCGTAGTTTCAAACTACAATACAGTCAGCATCTGGTGGACACGCAATGCTAAAGCGACCACCCCAACTTGGTGGGCAGCTGAAGGCAATCTGTCCACTCCTTCGATCAGGTCTTGTGTTATCGTTGCCAAAAAGAGCGGAACAACCACTTCTTCCGAATACTATATCGGCACTTCTGTTGGTTTGTATAGTTGTGTAAACCTGGGTTACAAATTAGAAAATGGTGACCCAATCACCTGGACCAGAGAAGCACCAAGCTTGATCAATTTTGCTGTGGTAACTACAATGGACTATCGCCCAGAAGACAATGTGCTCCTGGTAGGCACACACGGTAATGGTATGTATTTCTGTGAGCTTGGCGGCGCCAACTTCAACCCCAACAACCCTACAGCATTGAACAATCCGGTTGTTAATGATAGAAGCTTTATTCGCAGTATACAACCTGCAGCTGCCAGAGGTAGTTTCAGCTACTTAATTGGCAATGCATCTGGAATCAGAAATATGAGTGTTCGTGTGCTGAGCATAGACGGTCAAACTGTTTATCAGAGCAATGTTGCCTATGCTGATGGTACTATACCATTACAAAGATTTGCTGCAGGCACTTATGTGATTGAAATTACCAGTGACAATAGGAAATACCGAAGTCTGCAAAAAGTGATTAAAAACTAA
- the mfd gene encoding transcription-repair coupling factor, translating to MNLRVLLDTFLQSPRVLQLADRLRIAHTEYPEGQTERIGLTNLRGSSAEFLVTAIFQHPSCASLNHLVILNDAEEAAYFHNTLENLTDALDLFYFPASFKNRRNFRLLNSSHVMLRAEMLTRLSKGGNKKIIVTYPEALFEKVVLPETLSKNIIQIKTNDTLNLESLMELFVMYGFVRTDFVYEPGQFAIRGGILDIYSFGNEKPYRVELFGNEVDSIRIFDPETQLSERKLLQVNIIPNIETQFESKEKVSLLEFLQSNTIVWLKDWDVILEKIAEQEEDLAAFTSLHAQAAPVDQEDTEEVKYLKEVNPADFLPASTFERQVLKRHLVEFGYKPQLAQFDISFQTKEQPAFNRQFDLLIKDLKAHEGAGYQLFIFAEQAKQLERLNSIFADLQTEIQFTPIATSIHEGFIDDELKLVCYTDHQIFQRYHKYKVKQAYNKNKALTLKTLRDLQPGDYVTHIDHGVGTYSGLQKIEVNGKLQEAVRIIYKDSDILYVNINSLHKISKYTGKEGTVPKINKLGSDVWTRLKEKTKIKVKEIAFDLIKLYAQRKAQQGFAHTPDNYMQTELEASFIYEDTPDQSKATADVKKDMESPSPMDRLVCGDVGFGKTEVAVRAAFKSVVDGKQAAVLVPTTILAFQHYKTFKDRLRDFPVTVDFVNRFKSSKEKKATLQKLAEGKIDIIVGTHALLGKDVKFKDLGIMIIDEEQKFGVAHKEKLKTLKTNVDCLTLTATPIPRTLQFSLMGARDLSIINTPPPNRQPIQTEVQVFNEDFIRDAIYFETERGGQVFFIHNRIHGLAEMAALIQGLCPDLSISFAHGQMEGDQLEEKILDFIDKKYDVLVCTNIVESGVDIPNVNTIIINNAHQFGLSDLHQLRGRVGRSNKKAFCYLLAPPMSTLPTDSRKRLQTLEQFTDLGSGFQIAMRDLDIRGAGNLLGGEQTGFMAEIGFEMYQKILDEAIRELKRTKFKDVFKEEISKQDDYVSDCTIDTDLEILIPDAYVESITERLSLYTRLDNCANETDLQAFYAELLDRFGAIPKQVEDLFTTVRCRWKAIDLGFEKMTLKEDTLRCYFINRNDSPYFESDLFKGILAYLQTGTNKARLKQAGKNFLLVVERIESMEEMLEFLTRMHQGVLSKPEPAQN from the coding sequence ATGAATCTGCGTGTTCTGTTGGATACTTTTTTACAATCCCCCCGGGTGTTACAGCTCGCGGACAGGCTCCGTATTGCCCATACAGAATACCCTGAGGGTCAAACAGAAAGAATCGGACTAACCAACCTCAGAGGCAGTAGTGCAGAGTTCCTTGTAACGGCCATTTTTCAGCATCCATCTTGCGCATCACTCAATCACCTTGTTATCCTCAACGATGCGGAAGAAGCTGCTTATTTCCACAATACGCTGGAGAATCTAACTGATGCGCTTGATCTGTTTTATTTCCCCGCCTCCTTTAAAAACAGACGCAATTTTCGCCTGCTGAACAGCTCACATGTGATGTTACGTGCAGAAATGCTTACGCGTTTATCCAAGGGCGGAAATAAAAAGATCATTGTTACTTACCCGGAAGCATTGTTTGAGAAAGTAGTCTTACCGGAAACACTGAGCAAGAATATCATTCAGATCAAGACAAACGATACGCTTAATCTGGAAAGCTTGATGGAGCTTTTCGTGATGTATGGTTTTGTGCGCACTGATTTTGTCTATGAGCCCGGACAGTTCGCCATTCGTGGGGGCATTCTGGATATTTATTCTTTTGGTAATGAAAAGCCTTATCGCGTAGAGTTATTCGGGAATGAGGTAGACAGTATCCGCATTTTCGATCCGGAAACACAGCTAAGTGAACGAAAGCTGTTACAAGTCAACATCATTCCCAATATTGAAACCCAGTTTGAGAGCAAGGAAAAAGTATCGCTGCTGGAATTCCTGCAGAGCAATACCATTGTGTGGCTGAAAGACTGGGATGTGATTCTGGAGAAAATTGCAGAGCAGGAAGAAGACCTGGCAGCATTTACTTCACTGCATGCGCAAGCAGCTCCGGTTGATCAGGAAGATACAGAGGAAGTGAAATACCTCAAAGAAGTGAATCCGGCCGACTTTCTGCCGGCAAGCACTTTTGAGCGTCAGGTATTAAAAAGACATCTAGTAGAGTTTGGATATAAGCCACAGTTGGCGCAGTTTGATATCAGTTTTCAGACAAAAGAACAGCCCGCTTTCAACCGTCAGTTTGATTTACTTATCAAGGACTTGAAAGCACATGAAGGAGCAGGTTATCAGCTTTTCATCTTTGCAGAGCAGGCGAAGCAGTTGGAAAGACTCAATAGCATCTTTGCTGATCTTCAAACTGAGATTCAGTTTACACCTATTGCTACATCCATTCACGAAGGATTTATTGATGATGAACTGAAACTGGTTTGTTATACAGACCACCAGATATTTCAGCGTTACCATAAGTACAAGGTAAAGCAAGCCTATAACAAGAATAAGGCACTTACTTTAAAAACACTGAGAGACTTACAACCGGGCGATTATGTAACACACATAGATCATGGTGTTGGTACTTATAGTGGTTTACAGAAAATTGAAGTGAATGGCAAACTGCAGGAAGCTGTACGTATCATTTATAAAGACAGCGATATCCTGTATGTGAACATTAACTCGCTGCATAAGATATCTAAGTATACGGGTAAGGAAGGAACTGTTCCTAAGATCAACAAACTGGGTAGTGATGTTTGGACAAGACTGAAAGAAAAGACCAAAATCAAGGTTAAAGAAATCGCTTTTGACCTGATTAAGCTGTATGCGCAAAGAAAAGCCCAGCAAGGATTTGCACATACACCGGATAATTATATGCAAACTGAACTGGAAGCTTCGTTCATCTATGAAGACACACCAGATCAAAGTAAAGCAACTGCAGATGTGAAGAAGGATATGGAGAGTCCTTCTCCTATGGACCGCTTAGTCTGTGGTGATGTGGGTTTTGGTAAAACAGAAGTGGCTGTACGTGCTGCATTCAAATCTGTTGTGGATGGTAAACAAGCTGCTGTCTTAGTGCCCACTACCATTCTTGCTTTTCAGCACTATAAAACGTTCAAGGATCGCTTGCGCGATTTTCCGGTGACAGTTGATTTCGTGAACCGATTCAAATCCAGCAAAGAGAAAAAAGCTACCCTGCAGAAATTAGCAGAGGGTAAGATTGATATCATCGTAGGTACGCATGCCCTCTTGGGGAAAGATGTGAAGTTTAAGGATCTGGGCATCATGATTATTGATGAGGAACAGAAGTTTGGTGTAGCGCACAAAGAGAAGCTCAAGACATTAAAGACAAATGTGGATTGCTTAACACTCACAGCAACGCCTATTCCAAGGACCTTGCAGTTTAGTTTGATGGGTGCACGCGATTTGAGCATCATCAATACACCGCCGCCTAACAGACAGCCTATCCAGACAGAAGTACAGGTGTTCAATGAAGATTTCATTAGAGATGCTATCTACTTTGAAACCGAGCGTGGTGGACAAGTATTCTTCATTCATAATCGTATTCATGGGCTTGCTGAAATGGCCGCACTCATTCAAGGGCTTTGCCCGGATTTGAGTATTTCATTTGCGCACGGTCAAATGGAAGGCGATCAGCTGGAAGAAAAGATTCTTGATTTCATCGATAAGAAATATGATGTGCTTGTTTGCACCAATATCGTAGAGAGTGGAGTAGATATTCCGAATGTGAACACCATCATCATCAACAATGCACACCAGTTTGGGTTGAGCGATTTGCACCAGCTGCGTGGGCGCGTAGGCCGAAGCAACAAAAAAGCTTTCTGTTATTTGTTGGCGCCGCCGATGAGTACTTTGCCAACGGATTCGCGCAAGCGCTTGCAAACATTGGAGCAGTTTACCGATCTCGGTAGTGGCTTCCAGATTGCGATGCGCGATTTGGATATACGTGGCGCAGGTAATCTCTTAGGTGGTGAACAGACGGGCTTTATGGCTGAGATTGGTTTTGAGATGTACCAGAAAATTTTGGATGAAGCCATTCGCGAACTGAAGCGTACCAAGTTTAAAGATGTGTTCAAGGAAGAGATCAGCAAGCAGGATGATTATGTGAGCGATTGTACGATTGATACAGATTTAGAGATATTGATTCCGGATGCTTATGTAGAAAGTATTACCGAGCGTTTGTCATTGTATACGCGACTAGATAACTGCGCCAATGAAACAGATTTACAAGCTTTCTATGCAGAGCTGCTCGATCGTTTTGGCGCAATCCCTAAGCAGGTAGAAGATTTGTTTACAACAGTTCGTTGTCGCTGGAAGGCTATTGACCTAGGCTTTGAGAAAATGACGCTGAAAGAAGATACACTCCGTTGTTATTTCATCAATAGAAACGATTCGCCATACTTCGAATCTGATTTATTCAAAGGTATTTTGGCGTATCTCCAAACAGGTACAAACAAGGCAAGGTTAAAGCAAGCGGGTAAGAATTTCTTATTGGTTGTAGAACGAATTGAATCTATGGAAGAAATGCTGGAATTTTTAACCAGAATGCACCAAGGAGTTTTATCAAAGCCTGAACCTGCGCAGAATTGA
- a CDS encoding DUF4870 domain-containing protein, giving the protein MIEQQFAEVGFPDNYTPTQDERNLSLIVHLVTFVSSFIAPLIIYLVKKDESRFIAAHAKESLNFQITVVIIGILMFISLIGILFLWALGLAAAILVVVATIKASDGKPYRYPFSIRFIK; this is encoded by the coding sequence ATGATTGAACAACAATTTGCCGAAGTAGGCTTTCCGGATAATTACACACCAACACAGGATGAACGCAATCTTTCATTGATTGTGCATCTGGTCACCTTTGTTTCTTCCTTTATTGCGCCACTGATTATTTATCTAGTAAAGAAAGATGAGTCCAGATTCATCGCAGCGCATGCGAAGGAATCGCTGAACTTTCAAATTACTGTTGTGATCATCGGTATCCTGATGTTTATTTCACTGATTGGCATCCTCTTTCTTTGGGCACTTGGTTTGGCTGCTGCTATTTTGGTCGTGGTAGCTACCATCAAAGCCAGTGATGGGAAACCCTATCGTTATCCATTCAGCATTCGGTTTATCAAATAA